One Pseudomonas abieticivorans genomic region harbors:
- the tatB gene encoding Sec-independent protein translocase protein TatB, whose product MFGISFSELLLVGLVALLVLGPERLPGAARTAGLWIGRLKRSFNAIKAEVEREIGADEIRRQLHNEHILSLEQEAKKFLNPLSEPVATQPPVTPPPVAAAVDAPTSPQSVIEPHTPPAAPSPAVEAPMPHDPTLPPRAP is encoded by the coding sequence ATGTTCGGGATCAGCTTCAGTGAACTGCTGCTCGTGGGCCTCGTCGCCCTGTTGGTGCTCGGCCCCGAGCGCCTGCCCGGTGCCGCGCGCACGGCTGGCCTGTGGATTGGCCGCTTGAAGCGCAGCTTCAATGCCATCAAGGCCGAAGTGGAGCGCGAGATCGGCGCGGACGAAATCCGCCGGCAACTGCACAACGAGCACATCCTGTCGCTGGAGCAGGAGGCGAAAAAATTTCTCAACCCGCTGAGCGAACCCGTGGCCACCCAGCCTCCGGTGACGCCACCACCGGTGGCCGCGGCAGTTGACGCGCCTACTTCACCGCAGTCGGTGATCGAGCCACACACGCCCCCTGCGGCCCCGAGCCCGGCCGTTGAAGCGCCGATGCCCCACGACCCAACATTGCCACCGCGAGCCCCATGA
- a CDS encoding 16S rRNA (uracil(1498)-N(3))-methyltransferase: MNLLLLEEADFIAADRVVLRDRRLTHMQEVHRCEVGDSMRVGRIGGLMGTAEVVRLEAGEAELVVRLDLPPPAKLPLTLVLALPRPKMLRRVFQTVATMGVPKLILVNSYRVEKSFWQTPFLEPEAIREQLILGLEQARDSVLPEVVIEKRFKPFVEDRLPAISEGTLGLVGHPGNHPSCPRGLAEPVTLAIGPEGGWIPYEIELLGKSGLQPVQLGERILRVETAVTALLARLF; the protein is encoded by the coding sequence GTGAACCTGCTGCTACTGGAAGAGGCCGACTTTATCGCGGCCGACCGGGTGGTGCTGCGTGATCGGCGCCTGACGCACATGCAGGAAGTACACCGCTGCGAGGTCGGCGACAGCATGCGCGTGGGCCGCATCGGCGGCCTGATGGGCACGGCCGAGGTGGTGCGCCTGGAGGCGGGCGAAGCAGAGCTGGTGGTACGCCTTGACCTGCCGCCACCCGCCAAACTGCCACTGACCCTGGTACTGGCCCTGCCCCGACCGAAGATGCTGCGCCGGGTGTTCCAGACGGTTGCGACCATGGGCGTACCCAAGCTGATCCTGGTGAACAGCTACCGGGTCGAAAAAAGCTTCTGGCAAACCCCCTTCCTGGAGCCCGAGGCCATTCGCGAACAACTGATCCTGGGCCTGGAGCAGGCTCGCGACAGCGTGTTGCCGGAAGTGGTCATAGAAAAGCGCTTCAAGCCCTTCGTCGAAGACCGCCTGCCGGCCATTAGCGAAGGCACCCTGGGGCTGGTTGGCCACCCCGGCAACCATCCATCCTGCCCGCGCGGGCTGGCTGAACCGGTGACCCTGGCCATTGGGCCGGAAGGTGGCTGGATACCCTACGAAATCGAACTGCTGGGTAAATCGGGATTACAGCCGGTACAGCTTGGCGAACGGATCCTGCGGGTGGAGACAGCGGTAACTGCGCTGCTCGCCAGACTCTTCTAA
- the tatC gene encoding twin-arginine translocase subunit TatC, which translates to MSKIPENDQPMPLVSHLTELRTRLLRCVAAIFIIFAGLFSFTQQIYTFVSTPLRQYLPVGATMIATDVSSPFLTPLKLTMMVSLFLAIPVILHQIWGFIAPGLYKHEKRIAVPLLVSSILLFYCGMAFAYFLVFPLIFKFFAAATPAGVEMMTDITSYLDFVMTLFFAFGVAFEIPVAVVLLVWIGVVDVKALKKMRPYVIIGCFVVGMILTPPDIFSQTLLAVPMWMLFEIGLLFGGLIKKRGDHEESADNDGNDQPPATQP; encoded by the coding sequence ATGAGCAAGATCCCCGAAAACGACCAGCCGATGCCGCTGGTTTCGCACCTCACCGAGTTGCGTACTCGCCTGCTGCGTTGTGTAGCGGCCATTTTCATCATCTTCGCCGGGCTGTTTTCGTTTACCCAACAAATCTACACCTTCGTCTCTACCCCGCTGCGCCAGTACCTGCCAGTGGGCGCGACGATGATCGCCACGGACGTGTCCTCGCCGTTCCTCACGCCGCTGAAACTCACCATGATGGTTTCGCTGTTTTTGGCGATCCCAGTGATCCTGCATCAGATCTGGGGCTTCATCGCGCCCGGCCTGTACAAACATGAAAAGCGCATCGCGGTGCCGTTGCTGGTGTCCAGCATCCTGCTGTTCTACTGCGGCATGGCCTTTGCCTACTTCCTGGTGTTCCCGCTGATCTTCAAGTTCTTCGCTGCCGCCACCCCGGCCGGCGTGGAGATGATGACCGACATCACCAGCTACCTCGACTTCGTAATGACGCTGTTCTTCGCCTTTGGCGTGGCGTTCGAAATTCCGGTGGCCGTGGTGCTGCTGGTGTGGATCGGCGTGGTCGACGTGAAGGCGCTGAAAAAAATGCGCCCCTACGTGATCATTGGTTGCTTCGTGGTGGGCATGATCCTGACCCCGCCCGACATCTTCTCGCAGACGCTGTTGGCCGTGCCCATGTGGATGCTCTTTGAAATCGGCCTGCTGTTTGGCGGCCTGATCAAGAAGCGCGGCGACCATGAAGAGTCAGCCGACAACGACGGCAACGACCAACCGCCAGCGACCCAGCCGTGA
- a CDS encoding twin-arginine translocase TatA/TatE family subunit, translating to MGLFDWKHWIVILIVVVLVFGTKKLKNLGTDVGESIKGFRKAMNDEEKPSEPVPPAQPVHPQASTSPLNQPHTIDAQAQKVEEPIRKD from the coding sequence ATGGGTCTTTTTGACTGGAAACACTGGATCGTCATCCTGATAGTCGTGGTACTGGTTTTCGGCACCAAAAAGCTGAAAAACCTGGGCACCGACGTGGGCGAATCGATCAAAGGCTTTCGCAAAGCCATGAATGACGAAGAAAAACCTTCCGAGCCGGTGCCACCTGCCCAGCCGGTTCACCCACAGGCCTCCACTTCGCCTCTGAACCAGCCGCACACCATCGATGCCCAGGCTCAGAAAGTCGAAGAACCGATCAGGAAAGACTGA
- a CDS encoding amino acid ABC transporter ATP-binding protein, translating to MIEVRDLVKVFDTRGHVVRAVDHVSTHVARGEVLVVVGPSGSGKSTFLRCLNGLESFDEGSVSIDGLQLADPKTDVNAYRREVGMVFQHFNLFPHMTVLENLCLAQKVVRKRNKKEREEKARALLEKVGIGQKANEFPSRLSGGQQQRVAIARALAMDPKVMLFDEPTSALDPEMVGEVLDVMKTLALEGMTMICVTHEMGFAREVADRVLFFDHGKLLEDSTPEAFFDAPKDARAQAFLRQVL from the coding sequence GTGATTGAAGTTCGTGACCTGGTAAAAGTCTTCGATACCCGCGGCCACGTGGTGCGTGCGGTAGATCACGTCAGCACCCACGTCGCCAGGGGCGAGGTGCTAGTGGTGGTCGGCCCTTCGGGGTCGGGCAAGTCGACCTTTTTGCGCTGCCTGAATGGCCTGGAAAGCTTTGACGAAGGCTCGGTGAGCATCGACGGCCTGCAACTGGCCGACCCCAAGACCGACGTGAATGCCTATCGCCGCGAAGTGGGCATGGTGTTCCAGCACTTCAACCTGTTCCCGCACATGACCGTGCTGGAAAACCTGTGCCTGGCGCAGAAAGTGGTGCGCAAGCGCAACAAGAAGGAACGCGAGGAAAAGGCCCGGGCCCTGTTGGAAAAGGTCGGCATCGGCCAGAAAGCCAACGAGTTCCCGTCACGCCTTTCGGGCGGTCAGCAACAGCGCGTGGCCATTGCCCGGGCGTTGGCCATGGACCCCAAGGTGATGCTGTTCGACGAGCCCACCTCGGCGCTGGACCCGGAAATGGTCGGCGAAGTGCTGGATGTGATGAAGACCCTGGCACTGGAAGGCATGACCATGATCTGCGTGACCCACGAGATGGGTTTTGCCCGGGAAGTGGCTGATCGGGTGTTGTTTTTCGACCATGGCAAGCTGCTGGAAGATTCGACGCCAGAAGCCTTCTTTGATGCGCCGAAAGATGCACGGGCTCAGGCATTCTTGCGCCAGGTGTTGTAA
- a CDS encoding methyl-accepting chemotaxis protein codes for MYAWISLKLGHIGVSRKLMIGFGLVLLCTLLIMFTGWSGLNSLIDRGNKIGTIAHISELTRDLRINQQGIAVQGGNNTGDALKRTLGELPRAIEAAKQQLTRPQDLTRLDQQLSATSEYQRALGQLDQALQNRENARSALGGTADKAVELIGNVEKGLLQGENLQRFNSVVTLSKLIQQARFQVRGYTYSGRPEAEQPALDAIEQAETATATLAGSLSIEYMRNLQQATESIKGYRAAVGQYRDSQVASAQALKVMDEQGLRLLDLSQQLTTGQNDMRDSDASHAKSMLMIATALAVFFSVLAGWAITRQIMIPLTHVGRVVDQVAAGDLTQNIDSKRRDELGQLMRGVQRMISGLRELVSGINEGATQIASAAEELSAVTEQTRTGVNSQKVETDQVATAMNEMAATVQEVARNAEQASEAAMAADQQAREGDKVVNEAIAQIERLAKEVGNSTEAMGQLKRESDKIGGVLDVIKSVAQQTNLLALNAAIEAARAGEAGRGFAVVADEVRSLAQRTQKSTEEIEELIAGLQSGTQQVAMVMDNSRTLTDSSVELTRKAGGSLENITRTVSAIQAMNQQIAAAAEQQSAVAEEINRSVLNVRDVSDQTSAASEETAASSVELARLGTHLQALVGKFRV; via the coding sequence ATGTACGCTTGGATCTCCCTGAAACTGGGACATATTGGTGTGAGCCGTAAACTCATGATCGGCTTCGGCCTGGTCCTGCTGTGCACGCTGCTCATCATGTTCACCGGCTGGAGTGGCCTGAACAGCCTGATCGATCGTGGCAACAAGATCGGCACCATCGCGCACATCAGCGAATTGACCCGCGACCTGCGGATCAACCAGCAGGGCATCGCGGTGCAGGGCGGCAATAACACCGGGGATGCGCTCAAACGCACCCTTGGCGAGTTGCCACGGGCGATTGAGGCGGCAAAGCAGCAACTGACTCGACCCCAGGACCTCACCCGCCTAGACCAGCAACTGAGCGCGACCAGCGAATACCAACGCGCACTGGGCCAACTCGACCAAGCCCTGCAGAACCGCGAGAACGCCCGTAGCGCCTTGGGCGGAACCGCCGACAAGGCCGTCGAGCTGATCGGCAACGTCGAAAAGGGGCTGCTGCAAGGGGAAAACCTGCAGCGCTTCAATAGCGTGGTGACCCTGAGCAAACTGATCCAGCAGGCACGCTTCCAGGTGCGCGGCTACACCTACAGCGGCCGCCCCGAGGCTGAGCAACCGGCACTGGATGCCATCGAGCAGGCCGAAACAGCCACGGCCACCCTGGCCGGCAGCCTGAGCATCGAATACATGCGCAATTTGCAGCAGGCCACCGAGTCAATCAAGGGCTACCGCGCGGCCGTCGGCCAATACCGCGACTCTCAAGTGGCCAGTGCCCAGGCACTCAAGGTGATGGATGAGCAGGGCCTGCGCTTGCTCGACCTGAGCCAGCAATTGACCACCGGGCAGAACGACATGCGCGACAGCGACGCTTCGCACGCCAAGTCGATGCTGATGATTGCCACCGCGCTGGCGGTATTCTTCAGCGTATTGGCCGGCTGGGCGATCACCCGGCAGATCATGATCCCGCTGACCCACGTCGGCCGTGTCGTGGACCAGGTGGCAGCCGGCGACTTGACGCAAAACATCGACTCCAAGCGCCGCGACGAACTGGGCCAGTTGATGCGCGGCGTGCAACGCATGATCAGCGGCCTGCGCGAGCTGGTCAGTGGTATCAACGAAGGCGCTACGCAAATCGCCAGCGCCGCCGAAGAGCTGTCAGCCGTTACCGAGCAAACCCGCACCGGGGTTAACAGCCAGAAGGTGGAGACCGATCAGGTGGCCACCGCCATGAACGAAATGGCTGCCACGGTGCAGGAAGTGGCGCGTAACGCCGAGCAAGCCTCTGAAGCAGCAATGGCTGCTGACCAGCAGGCCCGTGAAGGCGACAAGGTGGTGAACGAGGCCATCGCCCAGATCGAGCGCCTGGCCAAGGAGGTGGGCAACTCCACCGAAGCCATGGGCCAGCTCAAGCGCGAAAGCGACAAGATCGGCGGCGTGCTAGACGTGATCAAGTCCGTGGCCCAGCAAACCAACCTGCTGGCCCTGAACGCCGCCATCGAGGCGGCCCGTGCGGGCGAGGCCGGCCGCGGCTTTGCCGTGGTCGCCGACGAAGTGCGCAGCCTGGCCCAGCGCACGCAGAAATCCACGGAAGAAATCGAAGAACTGATCGCCGGCCTGCAAAGCGGCACCCAGCAAGTGGCGATGGTAATGGACAACAGCCGCACGCTCACCGACAGCAGCGTGGAACTGACCCGCAAGGCTGGCGGTTCACTGGAAAACATCACCCGCACGGTGTCGGCCATCCAGGCGATGAACCAGCAGATTGCCGCTGCTGCCGAGCAACAGAGCGCGGTGGCCGAGGAGATCAACCGGAGCGTGCTGAACGTGCGTGACGTGTCGGACCAAACCTCGGCAGCCAGTGAAGAGACGGCGGCCTCCAGTGTTGAGCTGGCGCGATTGGGGACGCACTTGCAGGCGTTGGTGGGCAAGTTTCGGGTTTGA
- the hisI gene encoding phosphoribosyl-AMP cyclohydrolase, whose product MKDWLDEINWNSDGLVPAIAQDHKTGRVLMMAWMNREALSLTASENRAIYFSRSRNKLWRKGEESGHVQHLHEMRLDCDADVVILMVEQVGHIACHTGRESCFYRVYENGDWKTVDPVLKDPHAIYSPGHSHE is encoded by the coding sequence ATGAAAGACTGGCTGGACGAGATCAACTGGAACAGCGACGGCCTGGTACCGGCCATCGCCCAGGATCACAAAACCGGGCGCGTGTTGATGATGGCCTGGATGAACCGCGAAGCGCTGAGCCTGACAGCCAGCGAAAACCGTGCGATCTATTTCTCCCGTTCGCGCAACAAGCTGTGGCGCAAGGGTGAAGAGTCCGGCCACGTGCAGCATCTGCACGAAATGCGCCTGGACTGCGACGCCGACGTGGTGATCCTGATGGTTGAGCAGGTCGGTCATATCGCCTGCCACACCGGCCGCGAAAGCTGCTTCTACCGCGTCTACGAGAACGGCGACTGGAAAACCGTCGACCCGGTGCTCAAGGACCCGCACGCCATCTACTCGCCAGGACACAGCCATGAGTGA
- a CDS encoding phosphoribosyl-ATP diphosphatase, which translates to MSDTLTRLAQVLESRKGADADSSYVASLYHKGLNKILEKVGEESVETIIAAKDAAVSGDCSDVIYETADLWFHSMVMLAALGQHPQAVLDELDRRFGLSGHDEKAARQPSA; encoded by the coding sequence ATGAGTGACACCCTGACCCGCCTGGCCCAAGTGCTGGAGTCGCGCAAGGGCGCCGACGCCGACAGCTCTTACGTCGCCAGCCTGTACCACAAGGGCTTGAACAAGATTCTGGAAAAGGTCGGCGAAGAGTCGGTCGAGACCATCATCGCTGCCAAGGACGCCGCCGTGAGCGGAGATTGCAGCGATGTCATCTACGAAACCGCCGATCTGTGGTTCCATAGCATGGTCATGCTCGCCGCCCTCGGCCAGCATCCCCAGGCTGTCCTGGACGAACTGGACCGCCGCTTCGGCCTGTCCGGCCACGACGAGAAGGCTGCACGTCAGCCGTCCGCCTAA
- the mdoH gene encoding glucans biosynthesis glucosyltransferase MdoH has product MSNSPARPESLSEYLAHLPLSEEQRAELARCTSFGELHERLSQKPVGETAEAVQASVGRRLTLDSAAELEEAEMLVLDADGRVCLKATPPIKRTRVVPEPWKTNILIRGWRRLTGRTNPPEPKSDKRELPKARWRWVGSLRRYILLVLMLGQTIVAGYYMKGIMPYQGWSFVDLDEVLHQPLLLTAQQVLPYALQTSILILFGILFCWVSAGFWTALMGFLELLTGRDKYRISGASAGNEPIEAGARTALVMPICNEDVPRVFAGLRATFESVAATGDLDRFDFFILSDTNDTDIAVAEQQAWLDVCREAKGFGKIFYRRRRRRVKRKSGNLDDFCRRWGGDYRYMVVLDADSVMSGECLTSLVRLMEATPDAGIIQTAPKASGMDTLYARMQQFATRVYGPLFTAGLHFWQLGESHYWGHNAIIRMKPFIEHCALAPLPGKGAFAGAILSHDFVEAALMRRAGWGVWIAYDLPGSYEELPPNLLDELKRDRRWCHGNLMNFRLFLVKGMHPVHRAVFLTGVMSYLSAPLWFFFLVLSTALLAVNTLMEPAYFLEPRQLYPLWPQWHPDKAIALFSTTIVLLFLPKLLSIILIWAKGAKEYGGRIKVTMSMLMEMLFSMLLAPVRMLFHTRFVLAAFLGWAATWNSPQRDDDSTPWSEAIRRHGPQTLLGFLWALLVCWLNPSFLWWLTPIVGSLMLSIPVSVISSRTNLGLSARDEKLFLIPEEYDTPQELISTDQYTHENRWHALKDGFVRAVVDPQQNALACGLATARHRSGAVPVENMREARIRKALEAGPASLDGNTRLQLLSDPVALSRLHALVWSEGNSAWLDAWRKSIDADPHSPLLPLVPQSLTPTTLANA; this is encoded by the coding sequence ATGAGTAATTCCCCAGCACGGCCAGAGTCTCTGAGCGAGTACCTGGCACATCTGCCCCTGAGCGAGGAGCAACGCGCGGAACTGGCGCGTTGCACATCCTTTGGCGAGCTGCATGAGCGTCTGTCCCAGAAGCCAGTGGGCGAAACGGCCGAAGCGGTACAAGCTTCGGTCGGCCGCCGGCTGACACTCGACAGTGCGGCCGAGTTGGAAGAGGCCGAGATGCTCGTCCTCGACGCAGACGGCCGCGTGTGCCTGAAGGCCACGCCGCCGATCAAGCGTACCCGGGTGGTACCAGAGCCTTGGAAAACCAATATTCTGATCCGCGGCTGGCGGCGCCTGACCGGGCGCACCAACCCGCCAGAGCCCAAGAGCGACAAGCGGGAGCTACCCAAGGCCCGCTGGCGCTGGGTAGGGTCGTTGCGCCGCTACATTCTGCTGGTGCTGATGCTTGGCCAGACGATTGTCGCCGGCTACTACATGAAAGGCATCATGCCGTACCAGGGCTGGTCGTTCGTCGATCTGGACGAAGTGCTGCACCAGCCGTTGCTGCTCACCGCGCAACAAGTACTTCCGTATGCGCTGCAAACCAGCATCCTGATCTTGTTCGGGATCCTGTTTTGCTGGGTATCGGCCGGTTTCTGGACCGCCTTGATGGGCTTCCTGGAACTGCTGACCGGGCGCGACAAGTACCGCATCTCGGGTGCCAGCGCCGGTAACGAGCCGATCGAGGCCGGTGCGCGTACCGCACTGGTAATGCCGATTTGCAACGAAGACGTGCCTCGGGTGTTCGCCGGTTTGCGCGCCACCTTCGAATCGGTGGCCGCCACGGGCGACCTGGACCGCTTCGACTTCTTTATTCTCTCCGACACCAACGACACCGACATTGCCGTGGCCGAGCAACAGGCCTGGCTGGACGTTTGCCGTGAGGCCAAGGGCTTCGGCAAGATCTTCTACCGTCGCCGTCGCCGTCGGGTAAAACGTAAAAGCGGCAACCTCGACGACTTCTGCCGTCGCTGGGGCGGCGACTACCGCTACATGGTGGTGCTGGATGCCGACAGCGTGATGAGCGGTGAATGCCTGACCAGCCTGGTGCGCTTGATGGAAGCCACGCCAGACGCCGGCATCATCCAGACGGCGCCCAAAGCCTCGGGCATGGACACCCTGTATGCCCGCATGCAGCAGTTCGCCACCCGCGTCTACGGCCCGCTGTTTACCGCCGGCCTGCACTTCTGGCAGTTGGGTGAATCCCACTACTGGGGCCACAATGCGATCATCCGCATGAAGCCGTTCATCGAGCATTGCGCCCTGGCGCCGTTGCCCGGCAAGGGCGCCTTCGCCGGTGCGATCCTGTCCCACGACTTCGTTGAAGCTGCGCTGATGCGCCGTGCCGGCTGGGGCGTGTGGATCGCCTACGACTTGCCGGGCAGCTATGAAGAACTGCCGCCCAACTTGCTCGACGAACTCAAGCGCGACCGTCGCTGGTGCCACGGCAACCTGATGAACTTCCGGTTGTTCCTGGTAAAAGGCATGCACCCGGTGCACCGCGCGGTGTTCCTGACCGGCGTGATGTCTTACCTGTCGGCGCCGTTGTGGTTCTTCTTCCTGGTGCTGTCCACCGCCTTGCTGGCCGTGAACACGCTGATGGAGCCGGCCTACTTCCTGGAACCACGGCAGCTTTACCCGCTATGGCCACAGTGGCACCCGGACAAGGCCATCGCGCTGTTCTCCACCACCATCGTGCTGTTGTTCCTGCCCAAATTGCTCAGCATCATTCTGATCTGGGCCAAGGGCGCGAAGGAATACGGCGGTCGTATCAAGGTCACGATGTCGATGCTGATGGAGATGCTGTTCTCCATGCTGCTGGCGCCGGTGCGCATGCTGTTCCACACCCGGTTCGTGCTGGCTGCGTTCCTGGGTTGGGCCGCGACCTGGAACTCGCCGCAGCGTGACGATGACTCCACCCCCTGGAGCGAGGCGATTCGTCGCCACGGCCCGCAAACCCTGCTGGGCTTCCTGTGGGCGCTGTTGGTGTGCTGGCTGAACCCAAGCTTCCTGTGGTGGCTGACGCCAATCGTCGGTTCGTTGATGCTGTCGATCCCGGTGTCGGTGATTTCCAGCCGCACCAACCTGGGCCTGAGTGCTCGCGACGAGAAGCTGTTCCTGATCCCCGAGGAATACGACACGCCGCAAGAGCTGATCTCGACCGACCAGTACACCCACGAAAACCGCTGGCATGCATTGAAAGACGGTTTTGTGCGCGCCGTGGTCGACCCGCAGCAAAACGCCCTGGCCTGTGGCCTGGCCACCGCCCGTCACCGTTCCGGTGCCGTGCCTGTGGAAAACATGCGTGAAGCGCGTATCCGCAAGGCATTGGAAGCGGGGCCGGCGAGCCTTGATGGCAACACCCGCCTGCAGTTGCTGAGCGATCCTGTGGCGTTGTCACGGTTGCATGCACTGGTTTGGAGCGAGGGCAATTCGGCCTGGCTCGATGCCTGGCGCAAGTCGATCGATGCCGACCCGCATTCACCGTTGTTACCGCTTGTTCCCCAGTCGCTAACCCCGACTACCCTGGCAAACGCCTGA
- a CDS encoding amino acid ABC transporter permease: MIKHKKAQWPWHGLTALVLVGLAVCLFYATSMISYEWRWNRVPQYFAYKAEDTQRAASNGILESIVVQGDMARVTIKGEDGDDQVLDVAQDSVHMSEGDDVSEGDAVGVTRHWAAGPLAWGLWTTIWISLVSGVMGLVIGLFAGLCRLSNNPTLRDLSTVYVELVRGTPLLVQIFIFYFFIGTVLNLSREFAGVAALALFTGAYVAEIVRAGVQSIARGQGEAARSLGLSANQSMRHVILPQAFKRVLPPLAGQFISLVKDTSLVSVISITELTKSGREAITTSFSTFEIWFCVAALYLLINLPLSHFASRLERRLAQSD, translated from the coding sequence GTGATCAAACACAAGAAAGCCCAGTGGCCCTGGCATGGGTTGACGGCGCTGGTCCTTGTCGGGCTGGCGGTTTGCCTGTTTTACGCGACGTCGATGATTTCTTACGAATGGCGCTGGAACCGCGTGCCCCAGTACTTTGCCTACAAGGCCGAGGACACCCAGCGCGCGGCCAGCAACGGCATCCTTGAGTCCATCGTGGTGCAGGGCGACATGGCCCGGGTCACTATCAAGGGCGAGGACGGTGACGACCAAGTGCTCGACGTGGCGCAAGACAGCGTGCACATGAGCGAAGGCGATGACGTGTCCGAAGGCGACGCCGTTGGCGTGACCCGCCACTGGGCGGCCGGGCCGTTGGCCTGGGGCTTGTGGACCACCATCTGGATTTCGTTGGTGTCTGGCGTCATGGGCTTGGTGATCGGTTTGTTCGCCGGCCTGTGTCGGCTGTCCAACAACCCGACCCTGCGTGACCTGTCGACGGTATACGTGGAACTTGTGCGCGGTACGCCGCTGTTGGTGCAGATCTTCATTTTCTACTTTTTCATCGGTACCGTGCTCAACCTGTCCCGCGAGTTCGCAGGGGTTGCCGCATTGGCACTGTTCACCGGTGCCTACGTGGCCGAGATCGTGCGTGCCGGCGTGCAGTCGATTGCCCGTGGCCAAGGTGAAGCGGCGCGTTCGCTGGGCTTGAGTGCCAACCAGTCGATGCGCCACGTGATACTGCCGCAGGCGTTCAAGCGCGTGCTGCCACCGTTGGCCGGGCAGTTCATCAGCTTGGTGAAAGACACCTCACTGGTGTCGGTGATCTCCATCACCGAGCTGACCAAGAGCGGCCGCGAGGCGATCACCACATCGTTCTCCACCTTCGAGATCTGGTTCTGCGTGGCTGCCCTGTATTTGCTGATCAACCTGCCGCTGTCGCACTTCGCCAGCCGGCTTGAGCGGAGGCTTGCGCAAAGTGATTGA
- a CDS encoding transporter substrate-binding domain-containing protein: MKKFLSMVLLGVMAWGGIGAAQAGAIDEAVKRGTLRVGMDPTYMPFEMTNKRGEIIGFEVDLLKAMAKTMGVKLELVSTSLDGIIPALMTDKFDLIGSGLTVTQERNLRINFSDPFIVVGQTLLIRKELADKVKTYKDLNTADYRITSKVGTTGEFVARKLIAKAQYHGYDNEQEAVMDVVNGKADAFIYDSPYNVVAVDKAGNGKLLFLDQPFTYEPLAFGLKKGDYDSLNFINNYLRQAHEDGSYDRIHDKWFKNKTWLKEME; encoded by the coding sequence ATGAAAAAGTTTCTGTCGATGGTGCTGCTCGGCGTCATGGCGTGGGGCGGGATCGGTGCGGCCCAAGCCGGTGCCATCGATGAGGCGGTCAAGCGCGGCACCCTGCGGGTGGGCATGGACCCGACCTACATGCCGTTCGAAATGACCAACAAGCGCGGCGAGATCATCGGTTTTGAAGTGGACCTGCTCAAGGCCATGGCCAAGACCATGGGCGTCAAGCTGGAACTGGTGTCCACCAGCTTGGACGGGATCATCCCGGCGTTGATGACCGACAAGTTCGACCTGATCGGCAGCGGCCTGACCGTGACCCAGGAGCGTAACCTGCGCATCAACTTCAGCGACCCCTTCATCGTGGTCGGCCAAACGCTGCTGATTCGCAAGGAGTTGGCCGACAAGGTCAAAACCTATAAAGACCTGAACACTGCCGACTACCGCATCACTTCCAAGGTGGGTACCACCGGTGAGTTCGTCGCCCGCAAGTTGATCGCCAAGGCCCAGTACCACGGCTACGACAACGAGCAGGAAGCGGTGATGGACGTGGTCAATGGCAAGGCGGATGCCTTTATCTACGACTCGCCCTACAACGTAGTGGCCGTGGATAAAGCCGGCAACGGCAAGTTGCTGTTCCTCGACCAGCCGTTCACCTACGAGCCGCTGGCCTTTGGCCTGAAGAAGGGCGATTACGACAGCCTGAACTTCATCAACAACTACCTGCGCCAGGCTCATGAAGACGGTTCCTACGATCGTATTCATGACAAGTGGTTCAAGAATAAGACCTGGCTCAAAGAGATGGAATAA